In one window of Mercurialis annua linkage group LG4, ddMerAnnu1.2, whole genome shotgun sequence DNA:
- the LOC126676206 gene encoding protein CHROMATIN REMODELING 35-like, producing MEPHQTDSCSSPFPANLKFNSHGNKRKNVLNKGDDDCTTASSTNSYYPLAKKLQRTPEASAISEFLHGFDKREFGSVTKDIEYLQALKKSSLQKLSSRLHSPIPSLKLDVEKKRPEKFKITSVPQFDVINLDDHFQGHVMAADTPLVIIDSDEEEEDSGYQNHSHLPSKEALSEPAEKCRMKDSAVKDCQEVKVPIDDQYQGHVTAAVVPVIILDSDEEDTEYKRPANKVQLKDLTEIDCREVKAPDDEARSFPSNCFVQVDESGNIDSKNDIRVNNSEIVKVSKDISGSSFSECKIQVDASPYFGIEADVKIGDTEKIKDSMDVSGDLLGKCNTLVDLTPFARMVNDSSAKEENHQNDVEDAAFAENETDNDTRASRDALGTLPMKCTNQLDERAVVGLDNGMVEKEDTCQIDAQDGGATKFNVEGDIQNADSKKVEDSRDVVEESIDKCNIQVGECAYAGSENHTAIKQDSHETDVEDDTLTEFDKEDDIQDTESKKDKASTYIFLGSQVDESTFLDMEDDIATTSVEDDGLDDIWKEMAFALECTKDSAVVFASDEHIEDEECDHSFILKDDLGYVCRICGVIQRSIDTIIDIQYSKKRSTRTYASEAKNTSGKESIDVLAVGTQSSHLMVTEIFAHPRHRKEMKAHQVEGFNFLCSNLVADKPGGCILAHAPGSGKTFMIISFIQSFLAKYPNARPLVVLPKGILATWKKEFQIWQVENIPLLDFYSSKAENRSQQLDVLKRWVKEKSILFLGYTQLSVIVCEHNNSKVTSECQDILLKVPSILIMDEGHTPRNEETDVLQSLSKIQTPRKVILSGTLYQNHVKEVFNVLNLVRPQFLKLKDSRMIVTRIMSRVDISKARKHLKYGADSAFFDSVEYTLQKDEDFRRKKAVIQDLREMTSKVLHYYKGDFLDELPGLVDFTVVLNLSATQKEEVQKLRKLDKFKRISLGSVVYMHPHLKTFSANCFAAGEKGSNIDAKKIDAMLENLDMREGVKTKFFLNLLRLCDSAGEKLLVFSQYILPLKLLERLSAKIYGWSLGNELFMITGDSSTEQRELCMEQFNCSPSAKVFFGSIKACGEGISLVGASRILILDVHLNPSVSRQAIGRAFRPGQKKKVYAYRLVAADSPELDDYLTCSRKELISKMWFEWNEHSGDQNFEMRTIDVSECDDMFFASEGLREDLNTLYRR from the exons ATGGAGCCTCACCAAACTGATTCTTGCAGCTCACCATTTCCTGCCAACTTAA AGTTTAATTCCCATGGAAACAAGAGGAAGAATGTTCTTAATAAAGGAGATGATGATTGTACCACAGCCTCTTCTACAAATTCTTATTACCCTCTTGCAAAGAAGCTACAAAGAACACCTGAGGCATCTGCTATCAGTGAATTTCTGCATGGATTTGACAAGAGGGAGTTTGGTAGTGTAACAAAGGACATAGAATATCTTCAAGCTCTAAAGAAGTCAAGTCTGCAAAAACTTTCTTCTAGACTGCATTCACCAATTCCTTCTCTAAAGTTAGACGTTGAAAAGAAGAGACCGGAGAAATTTAAGATAACCAGTGTGCCACAATTTGATGTCATCAATTTGGACGACCATTTTCAAGGTCATGTTATGGCTGCTGATACACCTTTGGTAATCATTGATTCCGATGAAGAAGAGGAAGACAGTGGATATCAGAATCATTCGCACCTTCCTTCCAAGGAGGCCTTGAGTGAACCTGCTGAGAAATGTCGAATGAAGGATTCAGCT GTGAAGGATTGTCAAGAGGTTAAAGTTCCAATTGATGACCAATATCAAGGTCATGTTACAGCTGCTGTTGTACCAGTAATAATCCTCGATTCGGATGAAGAAGACACTGAATATAAACGACCTGCCAACAAGGTTCAATTGAAGGATTTGACT GAAATAGACTGCCGAGAGGTAAAAGCTCCGGATGATGAAGCTAGAAGCTTTCCTTCTAATTGTTTTGTCCAAGTTGACGAAAGCGGAAATATTGATTCCAAGAATGACATTAGAGTGAACAACAGTGAAATAGTTAAAGTTTCAAAGGATATTTCTGGGTCTTCATTTTCTGAATGCAAGATCCAGGTGGATGCAAGTCCATACTTTGGCATTGAAGCTGATGTTAAAATTGGGGACACTGAAAAGATCAAAGATTCAATGGATGTGTCTGGAGATTTGCTTGGTAAATGCAATACTCTAGTAGATTTAACTCCATTTGCAAGAATGGTAAATGATTCATCCGCAAAAGAAGAAAATCATCAAAATGATGTTGAAGATGCTGCTTTCGCAGAAAATGAAACTGACAATGACACACGAGCCTCAAGGGATGCTCTTGGGACTTTGCCTATGAAATGCACTAATCAGTTAGATGAAAGAGCAGTTGTTGGGTTGGACAATGGCATGGTGGAAAAAGAAGATACTTGTCAAATTGATGCTCAAGATGGTGGTGCGACCAAATTTAATGTTGAGGGTGATATTCAAAATGCTGACAGCAAAAAGGTTGAAGATTCGAGAGATGTTGTTGAGGAGTCAATTGATAAATGCAATATCCAGGTTGGCGAATGTGCATATGCTGGCAGCGAAAATCATACTGCAATAAAACAAGATAGTCACGAAACTGATGTTGAAGATGACACCTTGACTGAATTTGATAAAGAGGATGATATTCAAGATACAGAAAGCAAAAAGGACAAAGCttcaacatatatttttttgggTTCCCAGGTGGATGAAAGTACGTTTCTCGATATGGAAGACGATATAGCCACAACAAGTGTTGAAGATGATGGTTTAGATGATATTTGGAAGGAGATGGCGTTTGCATTGGAGTGTACCAAG GACtctgctgtggtttttgcttcTGATGAGCACATAGAAGATGAGGAGTGTGATCATTCATTTATCTTGAAAGATGATCTTGGCTATGTTTGTCGCATTTGTGGAGTCATTCAGAGAAGTATTGATACCATAATTGATATTCAATATTCCAAG AAGAGGAGTACTAGAACATATGCTTCTGAGGCTAAAAATACCAGTGGCAAAGAGTCAATTGATGTACTTGCAGTTGGAACTCAATCTTCCCATTTAATGGTGACTGAAATTTTTGCTCATCCAAGACATAGGAAGGAAATGAAAGCCCACCAAGTAGAGGGCTTTAATTTTCTTTGCAGCAATCTCGTGGCTGATAAACCGGGGGGTTGCATCTTGGCCCATGCTCCTGGTTCCGGGAAGACATTCATGATTATAAGTTTTATACAGAGTTTTTTAGCTAAGTATCCCAATGCCAGACCATTGGTGGTGCTGCCTAAAGGAATCTTGGCTACTTGGAAGAAGGAATTTCAGATTTGGCAAGTGGAGAACATTCCTCTTCTTGATTTTTACAGTTCTAAGGCGGAAAATCGCTCTCAGCAGTTAGATGTGTTGAAGAGATGGGTGAAAGAAAAGAGCATCTTGTTTTTGGGTTATACACAGTTATCTGTTATAGTTTGTGAACACAATAACAGCAAGGTGACATCGGAGTGTCAAGATATACTGCTAAAGGTCCCCAGTATTCTTATTATGGATGAAGGTCACACTCCTAGAAATGAGGAAACTGATGTACTTCAATCCCTTTCAAAAATCCAAACCCCTCGGAAAGTGATACTTTCGGGAACCTTGTATCAAAATCATGTGAAGGAGGTTTTCAATGTATTGAATCTTGTTCGTCCACAGTTTCTGAAGTTAAAAGATTCAAGAATGATTGTTACTCGCATTATGAGCAGGGTGGATATATCAAAAGCgaggaaacatttaaaatatggTGCCGATTCTGCTTTTTTTGACTCGGTAGAGTACACGCTGCAAAAAGATGAAGACTTCAGAAGAAAAAAGGCTGTGATACAAGATCTCCGTGAGATGACTAGCAAGGTCCTCCATTATTATAAAGGAGATTTCCTGGATGAGCTTCCAGGGCTTGTTGATTTCACGGTTGTACTCAATCTCAGTGCTACACAGAAAGAAGAAGTTCAGAAGTTGAGGAAATTGGACAAGTTCAAGAGAATTTCATTAGGAAGTGTCGTGTATATGCACCCACATCTTAAAACCTTTTCAGCAAATTGTTTTGCAGCAGgagaaaaaggttcaaatattgATGCTAAGAAGATAGATGCTATGTTAGAAAATCTGGATATGAGGGAGGGAGTGAAAACTAAGTTTTTTCTCAATTTACTCCGACTATGTGACTCTGCTGGTGAGAAGCTTCTGGTTTTCAGTCAGTATATCTTACCTCTGAAGCTTTTGGAGAGATTATCTGCAAAGATATATGGTTGGAGTCTTGGAAATGAACTCTTTATGATCACAGGTGACTCGAGCACGGAGCAAAGAGAATTGTGCATGGAACAGTTTAATTGCTCCCCAAGTGCTAAAGTCTTTTTCGGATCAATCAAAGCCTGCGGTGAAGGCATATCTTTGGTAGGTGCATCTCGTATTTTAATATTGGATGTTCATCTTAACCCGTCAGTAAGCCGTCAGGCAATTGGGCGTGCATTCCGGCCAGGCCAAAAGAAGAAAGTATATGCATACAGATTGGTGGCTGCCGATTCTCCTGAGCTGGATGACTACCTCACTTGTTCAAGGAAGGAGTTGATTTCGAAAATGTGGTTCGAGTGGAATGAACACTCTGGAGACCAAAACTTTGAAATGAGAACTATTGATGTAAGCGAATGTGATGATATGTTCTTCGCGAGTGAAGGGCTGAGAGAAGACTTGAATACTTTGTACAGAAG GTAA
- the LOC126679293 gene encoding ABC transporter B family member 29, chloroplastic isoform X1 — protein sequence MSLLQFHLKPSHHPLSFNSNPQRKSPNPITINLPSKTLLKPSNATNSKLPSLLTSFSTSQNPNHNQPNQQIPNTFHSLSSIKPYILSQYNPILLGWLCSLVSALCLSQIVPRIGKFSANVGKTDASGLTNEGVVLAALFLAKLIATYGQHSLLWEAALNAGYEIRVHVFERVLKRELGFFEGGTGISSGDIAYRITAEAADVSDTVYALLNTIVPSALQLSAMASRMLAISPVLSLISAMVIPCMALAIACLGEKLRKISKKSHLSIASLSAYLNEVLPAILFVKANNAELSETARFQKLAHADLTEHFKKKNMKVLIPQITQIVYFGALFMLCCGSLVISCGCFDGCSMISFVTSLVFLVEPIQDVGKAYNEWKQGEPAIERLFDLTRLTSKVIEKLEAVHLDHVTGDVKFCDISFRYGESRPSVLNKVNLHIKAGETVALVGPSGGGKTTLIKLLLRLYDPSSGCILLDNQNIENMRLDSLRRHVGLVSQDTTLFSGTIAENIGYRDLMTGIDMEKVEMAAKTANADEFIRMLPKGYKTNIGPRGSSLSGGQKQRLAIARALYQDSSILILDEATSALDSRSELLVRQALQRLMENHTVIIIAHRLETVLMANRVFTLENGKLEELNRSNLMNGHRNSMSASGIVI from the exons ATGTCGCTTCTTCAATTTCATCTCAAACCTTCTCATCACCCTCTCTCTTTTAATTCAAATCCCCAAAGAAAATCCCCAAATCCCATTACCATAAACCTCCCTTCAAAAACCCTACTCAAACCCTCAAACGCCACCAATTCCAAACTCCCTTCTCTTCTCACTTCTTTTTCCACATCGCAAAACCCTAATCACAATCAACCCAATCAACAAATACCCAACACATTCCACTCTCTTTCATCAATCAAACCCTATATTCTCTCCCAATACAACCCTATTCTCCTCGGTTGGCTCTGTAGTCTCGTTTCAGCTCTCTGTTTGTCCCAGATTGTCCCTAGAATCGGAAAATTCTCCGCGAATGTCGGAAAAACGGATGCTTCTGGATTGACAAATGAAGGGGTTGTTCTTGCTGCTCTTTTTTTAGCTAAACTGATTGCTACTTACGGGCAGCATTCACTTTTATGGGAAGCGGCTCTTAATGCCGGTTATGAGATTAGAGTTCATGTTTTCGAAAGGGTTTTGAAGAGGGAATTAGGTTTTTTTGAAGGTGGAACTGGGATTTCTAGTGGTGATATTGCTTATAGAATTACTGCTGAAGCTGCTGATGTTTCTGATACCGTTTACGCCCTTCTCAAT ACCATTGTGCCCAGTGCTCTACAACTGTCAGCTATGGCATCACGAATGTTGGCTATCAGCCCTGTCCTTTCCTTGATTTCAGCCATG GTCATACCATGTATGGCTTTAGCTATTGCATGTCTGGGTGAAAAGCTTCGTAAGATATCTAAAAAGTCTCATCTTAGCATCGCAAGTCTATCAGCCTATCTCAACGAG GTCCTCCCAGCCATTCTTTTTGTCAAAGCAAACAATGCAGAGTTGAGTGAGACTGCCAGATTCCAAAAGCTTGCTCATGCTGATTTAACTGAACATTTTAAAAAGAAGAACATGAAAGTGCTCATCCCCCAGATCACGCAGATAGTCTATTTTGGAGCATTATTTATGCTTTGTTGTGGGTCACTGGTGATTTCATGTGGCTGTTTTGATGGCTGTAGCATGATTTCATTTGTTACTTCTTTGGTTTTCTTAGTTGAGCCAATTCAG GATGTTGGGAAAGCATACAATGAGTGGAAGCAAGGAGAACCAGCTATTGAACGGTTGTTTGATTTGACCAGGTTAACATCTAAG GTGATTGAGAAACTGGAGGCTGTTCATTTGGACCATGTTACTGGAGATGTCAAATTTTGCGATATCTCATTTAGGTATGGAGAAAGTAGGCCTTCAGTTTTGAACAAAGTGAACCTTCATATTAAAGCTGGGGAGACAGTAGCTCTTGTTGGGCCGTCTGGAGGAGGAAAGACAACCCTTATTAAATTGCTTCTTCGTCTTTATGATCCGTCGTCTG GTTGCATACTTCTTGACAACCAAAATATTGAAAACATGCGGTTGGACAGTTTGAGGAGGCACGTTGGCTTAGTTTCTCAAGATACA ACTCTTTTTTCAGGAACAATTGCTGAAAACATTGGATATAGGGATCTAATGACGGGAATAGACATGGAGAAGGTTGAAATGGCAGCAAAAACTGCCAATGCTGATGAGTTTATTAGAATGCTTCCAAAAGGGTACAAAACAAATATCGGACCAAGGGGCTCAAGTTTAAGTGGAGGGCAAAAGCAAAG ATTAGCTATTGCTAGAGCACTGTATCAAGATTCTTCTATATTGATTTTGGATGAAGCAACTTCTGCTCTAGATAGCAGGTCTGAATTATTGGTGAGGCAAGCTTTGCAGCGGTTAATGGAAAATCATACT GTGATTATCATTGCTCACCGTCTGGAAACAGTTTTGATGGCGAACCGAGTATTCACTCTCGAGAATGGAAAACTCGAGGAGCTGAATCGCTCGAACCTTATGAATGGCCATAGAAATTCCATGTCAGCGAGTGGAATTGTGATTTGA
- the LOC126676633 gene encoding replication protein A 14 kDa subunit B-like: protein MDTSQPAIFVNGALLPMHVRKRVRTVVQIIGSDRVGVTGKSSDDHQITIKGNPPPSLTNFVEVIGIADTDKSIQPEIWTSFGDTFDTSSYNQLCQLANGEYRSLFL from the exons ATGGATACATCGCAACCTGCAATTTTTGTTAACGGAGCTTTACTACCGATGCATGTAAGAAAGAGGGTCCGAACAGTGGTTCAAATTATCGGATCTGATCGAGTTGGTGTTACTGGGAAATCGAGCGATGATCATCAGATTACGATCAAAGGCAACCCACCACCTTCTCTTACTAATTTTGTTGAGGTTATTGGCATTGCTGATACTGATAAGTCTATTCAACCTGAAATTTGGACCAGTTTTGGTGACACCTTTG ATACTTCTTCCTACAACCAGCTTTGTCAGCTTGCGAACGGTGAATATCGGTCCTTGTTCCTCTGA
- the LOC126678876 gene encoding uncharacterized protein LOC126678876, with product MGTEGDSTFPAADVERELDAALNKDFEVDSVSSHIAASKDIKKNKNREKKDAMQTLKTTILVSAVIVAVAGAVIVFTKKLREK from the exons ATGGGAACAGAAGGAGATTCAACATTTCCTGCAGCAGATGTTGAGAGAGAATTGGATGCAGCCTTAAATAAAGATTTTGAAGTTGATTCTGTTTCTTCTCATATTGCTGCCTCTAAAGATATCAAG AAAAACAAGAATAGGGAAAAGAAAGATGCAATGCAGACACTGAAGACTACCATTTTAGTTTCAGCAGTTATTGTTGCTGTGGCTGGTGCTGTTATTGTCTTCACCAAAAAATTGAGAGAGAAATGA
- the LOC126679293 gene encoding ABC transporter B family member 29, chloroplastic isoform X2 yields MSLLQFHLKPSHHPLSFNSNPQRKSPNPITINLPSKTLLKPSNATNSKLPSLLTSFSTSQNPNHNQPNQQIPNTFHSLSSIKPYILSQYNPILLGWLCSLVSALCLSQIVPRIGKFSANVGKTDASGLTNEGVVLAALFLAKLIATYGQHSLLWEAALNAGYEIRVHVFERVLKRELGFFEGGTGISSGDIAYRITAEAADVSDTVYALLNTIVPSALQLSAMASRMLAISPVLSLISAMVIPCMALAIACLGEKLRKISKKSHLSIASLSAYLNEVLPAILFVKANNAELSETARFQKLAHADLTEHFKKKNMKVLIPQITQIVYFGALFMLCCGSLVISCGCFDGCSMISFVTSLVFLVEPIQDVGKAYNEWKQGEPAIERLFDLTRLTSKVIEKLEAVHLDHVTGDVKFCDISFRYGESRPSVLNKVNLHIKAGETVALVGPSGGGKTTLIKLLLRLYDPSSGCILLDNQNIENMRLDSLRRHVGLVSQDTTLFSGTIAENIGYRDLMTGIDMEKVEMAAKTANADEFIRMLPKGYKTNIGPRGSSLSGGQKQRSIFSSKLSILSAVYM; encoded by the exons ATGTCGCTTCTTCAATTTCATCTCAAACCTTCTCATCACCCTCTCTCTTTTAATTCAAATCCCCAAAGAAAATCCCCAAATCCCATTACCATAAACCTCCCTTCAAAAACCCTACTCAAACCCTCAAACGCCACCAATTCCAAACTCCCTTCTCTTCTCACTTCTTTTTCCACATCGCAAAACCCTAATCACAATCAACCCAATCAACAAATACCCAACACATTCCACTCTCTTTCATCAATCAAACCCTATATTCTCTCCCAATACAACCCTATTCTCCTCGGTTGGCTCTGTAGTCTCGTTTCAGCTCTCTGTTTGTCCCAGATTGTCCCTAGAATCGGAAAATTCTCCGCGAATGTCGGAAAAACGGATGCTTCTGGATTGACAAATGAAGGGGTTGTTCTTGCTGCTCTTTTTTTAGCTAAACTGATTGCTACTTACGGGCAGCATTCACTTTTATGGGAAGCGGCTCTTAATGCCGGTTATGAGATTAGAGTTCATGTTTTCGAAAGGGTTTTGAAGAGGGAATTAGGTTTTTTTGAAGGTGGAACTGGGATTTCTAGTGGTGATATTGCTTATAGAATTACTGCTGAAGCTGCTGATGTTTCTGATACCGTTTACGCCCTTCTCAAT ACCATTGTGCCCAGTGCTCTACAACTGTCAGCTATGGCATCACGAATGTTGGCTATCAGCCCTGTCCTTTCCTTGATTTCAGCCATG GTCATACCATGTATGGCTTTAGCTATTGCATGTCTGGGTGAAAAGCTTCGTAAGATATCTAAAAAGTCTCATCTTAGCATCGCAAGTCTATCAGCCTATCTCAACGAG GTCCTCCCAGCCATTCTTTTTGTCAAAGCAAACAATGCAGAGTTGAGTGAGACTGCCAGATTCCAAAAGCTTGCTCATGCTGATTTAACTGAACATTTTAAAAAGAAGAACATGAAAGTGCTCATCCCCCAGATCACGCAGATAGTCTATTTTGGAGCATTATTTATGCTTTGTTGTGGGTCACTGGTGATTTCATGTGGCTGTTTTGATGGCTGTAGCATGATTTCATTTGTTACTTCTTTGGTTTTCTTAGTTGAGCCAATTCAG GATGTTGGGAAAGCATACAATGAGTGGAAGCAAGGAGAACCAGCTATTGAACGGTTGTTTGATTTGACCAGGTTAACATCTAAG GTGATTGAGAAACTGGAGGCTGTTCATTTGGACCATGTTACTGGAGATGTCAAATTTTGCGATATCTCATTTAGGTATGGAGAAAGTAGGCCTTCAGTTTTGAACAAAGTGAACCTTCATATTAAAGCTGGGGAGACAGTAGCTCTTGTTGGGCCGTCTGGAGGAGGAAAGACAACCCTTATTAAATTGCTTCTTCGTCTTTATGATCCGTCGTCTG GTTGCATACTTCTTGACAACCAAAATATTGAAAACATGCGGTTGGACAGTTTGAGGAGGCACGTTGGCTTAGTTTCTCAAGATACA ACTCTTTTTTCAGGAACAATTGCTGAAAACATTGGATATAGGGATCTAATGACGGGAATAGACATGGAGAAGGTTGAAATGGCAGCAAAAACTGCCAATGCTGATGAGTTTATTAGAATGCTTCCAAAAGGGTACAAAACAAATATCGGACCAAGGGGCTCAAGTTTAAGTGGAGGGCAAAAGCAAAGGTCAATCTTTTCATCCAAACTCTCGATTCTTTCTGCAGTCTATATGTGA